The DNA sequence CGCTTTTTTGATATCTTTAATCCGATGCACCAAATCACCGTACACGTGGCATTATCTCTACTTGCTGTATATCGTGAATGAAGACGCTGGGACGGTGAAACCCGCCAGCTGCTAGGGACTGCACGACCGCCGCATTGGTGGGCTGCGCAACGAATGCAACATGCGCAAGGAGGTGTCTTCGTCGAACGTTCTCGAACAGCTAAGCGGCATCAAGTTGCTGACCATAGACGGTGGTAATCTTTGCAGCTTCAGAAGAGTGGAAGAGAttgctgaaaaaaaaaaaattgcaccaCATTCTTcttaaatagataaatatataacttttttataactaagttcttattttttaaaaatttaaaattaaaaattattaaaaattaattaaattaattataactaattataatttcaattttatcctataTACACATTTTACAGTAAATTCATTTTCTCCATACTTTAAATAACATTGATTATTTATGCACCGTTGCCTACAGTTGATAAAGGGGGAAAGGttacatttttaataatttttattaaaatattaaaaatgatcgTGTTATGTTATCGGTGTTGATCGATCGAAAGTCTTATCAGAAAGAACAATCAttgataaagagagagagaaagaaagagtgaGTCAGATACAATGGCGAAAAAGGCGGTACTGATCGGATGCAACTATCCGGGAACCAAGGCTGAGCTCAAAGGATGCATCAACGACGTTTGGCGGATGCACAAATGCCTCGTCGACCGTTACGGTTTCTCGGAGGATGACATCACCGTCCTCATCGACACCGACGACTCCTACACTCAGCCAACCGGCAAGAACATACGCTCCGCCCTCTCCCGCCTCGTCCGATCTGCCCGTCCTGGCGACGTCTTGTTCGTCCACTACAGCGGCCACGGCACCCGCCTCCCCGCCGAGACCGGCGAGGACGATGACACTGGCTATGACGAGTGCATTGTTCCTTGCGATATGAACCTCATCACTGGTCAACTCTTAACCTTATCTCTTTActctcttttttagttttttgaCTCGTGTTTTTCTCATTTTCCACTCATCGCCGGTGGATGAAGTGTGATCCAACGGCTACGAGTATCTTAATGAGTAATTGAGTATACACTAACGAGTCATGGAAGCAATTCTCATTTTTCTTGATAGTTAAATCACCGGTCAAGTTTATTTGATCGAATTATTCGTTCACGTAAAGTTGCTTTACTCTTTTTGCTGTTGATCGTTTAGAGATAACGAATAAATAGATCCGATCCGGATCGGGTAACTTTAGAGGTTGaaggtgtctttttttttttatggtttccAGTATATGCTTGATTTTATATTAAAGCTGAAGATACCTAAGAAAATTCGGATGCTTTAACTTTATAGTATAACTAGTGCAACATTTTTGCTCTTTTCGGAGTCTGATGTCAAATTTTGGTTGCTGTTAATGGTGATTtgtatactttattttttttaaatgattctgattctgatgcTATTCCCAGCTGATAGTTATAGTATTTCATATGATTTATTTGATTTCCTTTTCCTTTTGCTTGTTCTATTTAAAAGCAGAAGTAGATGAGTTTGGATGAACTAaagtgatgaaacttttaaagcGATAGAGTGAAGAGAGTAATTAGTCTTGGATTATTTAATAAGATCTATGTACAATATAGGCTATTGATCTAATTATAATTACTCTCCAACTCTATTACTTTACAAGATTCCTGCCTTTAGCCAAACTAGATTTTGCTGCTGTGATTTCTGTGGAAAGTAATGAACTGCTTGGTTTTGTGTTTGCCAGATGATGATTTCAGGGAATTTGTAGACGGGATCCCAAGAGGTTGTAAGCTCACAATTATCTCAGATTCTTGTCACAGTGGTGGCCTAGTTGAAGAAGCTAAGGAGCAGATAGGGCATAgcacaaaggaggaagatgctgGCTCTGGCTCCGGCTCAGGGTTTGGATTATCAAGCTTCCTACACCGGAAGGTGGAAGATGCCATCGAGTCTCGTGGGATTCATATCCCCTCATCATTGAAGCATCATGGTAGACACAGGGATGACGATGAAGCTGAAGACAGGGATCTTGAACTTCCGCGTGGTGAATATGGCTATGTAAAGAACAGGTCTCTGCCACTTTCAACTCTCATTGATATACTCAAGCAAAAAACTGGTAAAGATGATATAGATGTTGGGAAGCTGAGACCTACACTCTTTGATGTTTTTGGGGAAGACTCTAGCCCTAAAGTAAAGAAGTTCATGAATGTTATCTTCAGCAAACTCCAACAAGGTGGTGGAGGTGGAGAACAGGGTGGATTCTTGGGGATGGTGGGTAGTCTTGCCCAAGAGTTTCTCAAGCAGAagctggatgagaatgatgagggATACGCAAAACCTGCCATGGAGACACCTGTTGGAAACAAGCATGAGGCATACGCCGGATCAACTAAGCGTGGCTTTCCTGATGGTGGGATCCTGATGAGCGGCTGTCAGACTGACCAGACTTCGGCCGATGCAAGTCCTGCTGGACATTCTGCCAGTGCTTATGGAGCTTTTAGCAATGCAGTACAGGCTATAATTGAGGAGACTGATGGTAGAGTTACAAACCATGAGCTTGTTCTGAAGGCTAGAGAGAAGCTCAAGCGAGAGGGATTCACTCAACAACCTGGACTCTATTGCAGCGACCACCATGTTGATGTTCCCTTTGTTTGTTGACCTGTTCTCCCATCTTATTCTGgcatggaataatgttgtgtgtTGTGTGCTTGGAATGCTTATGAATTACTTTCGTTGAACTATAGATGCTGTACAATATGAATATGTACTTCAACTATAATGTCAATTATCATTTTATATCCCAAAATTagtaaagagaaagaaaacatgTAACTTCTTTTTAGCTTATGAGGAAGTCTATTGTCGGGAACTTTCCAATGAAATAAAAGCTTATAATATCATATGGACAAAAATCAGAGGTTTCATTTTCTTTGCAAATGCACCCTTTCTTAGGGAATAAGCCCTATTTTCAACTTGTACATCTTGGATCATCTTTATCACTATATATTTAACTATCTTATCCTTGtacaaaaaatttgaaagaacaAAATAAACAACATATATGAGAGGTATTGCCCATTGAGGTAACCATGCATTTCTATACTCCTATACAAGAAAATCTGGCCACACCATACTGCACAAGAAGCAAGCTCTGTGTGTTGTTATGTCATATGTGTCTATCTCTTTTGGAAATTCATTTTGCCTATGCAATAGGCAAAGAGAGAAGCATAAAGAATTGGGAAAGCAATGAGCACTACTGCCGCAAGGCTTAATCTGTCATGCCTGAACCCATAGTAATCTTTTAGGAATGCACCAACTTGTTCTTTCTTCCCAAATATGGTTATCTCCTTGTCCATGTCCCCATATTGTGATGTTAGGAGTCCATTCAGGGACCATGCTGTTGGGCAAATCCAGTAGCACCAGACCCACCATTTAGGAATTTTCTGCATATCAAAGACAAATAGGAATTTACTAACTGTTATGGATTATGGTCAGTCATATATTCTCATCAAATACATAAGTTACTGATATTATTTGAGCTACAACTATCAATCCGTTAGAAGTTTAACAAGTGGTGATTCGTTAGGAAAATATTTGTTTTCAAGACTTAATTATAGAAGAAAATTGTTTTATATTGAATCCTGATTTTGTTTTTCACTGTTATCGTTCAAGATCACATATGCAATTATCCTGGATAAACATTTCTAAAGTAATAGCAATAACATTATGGTCACTCAGAACAAAATCTTTTTCATCATGGACTGTGAAATTCCTGCATTTTGAAGTATTACTTTCTCCACAATGATGAATTTTGTGAGAAATAATTTCAGTGTAAAAAGTATGATAACATCGAAGTATTTGGTCTATACAGCATTGTTATTCTCCACATGTCAAATCTAGATCCAAATTTTATCGAGCAACCAAACTTCAGGCCCTTAAAATGACAGGAAAAGATTAGACTGTGATAAAGAAATTTTGAGAAATCAAAAATGACTTACAGGTCCTGGCATGAGGAATCCAGAGAAGAGATTGAATATGGTGTAGACTGCAGTTGACAATACAGAAGCTATATCCAGATTTGTGCTCAACGACATTATCAGCATTCCAAGATATACAAAGTACAAAAATGTGCAAAATGTGGTGTAGAAGTACCAAAAGACTTTTGCAACTGACCACTCAAAACCTATCATTGGGTATGTGATTCCCACATATAAAATTGCTTGCACTAAGATATAAGGTATTTCAATGGCCACCTACAACAAAGAATATACAACTCAGTTCATAACATCACTGGTTTCCCTATTGAATAAATGCCACATAAATTTGATTGAGGTAACTGCAAACCTGTGCAAATGAATAAGCTATGGAAGAATACATTCCAGCAAATTTTTCTCGGTACAAGACTGAGCGCTCGGTTGCCACATATGGCAGAATTGTTGAACAGTAATTTACGCCCAAGAATATTACAGCAATATACATTGATCCAAATATATTGAACAAGTCTTGCTGATTGTTTCTGTAACCATAGAAGAAGCATATGTGAGTAGTTTCATCATTGGAACTCAATTTTAACAATATACTACTACTAGTATCAAATATTGATAACCGAACTTACATTTCTTTCCCTTTCTGCCAAAATACTGCCCCAAATATTACTGCTGCAACAACCATGAAAATAAAACGTGTTAAGTTGTACTCAGGACTTCTCCAATATGACAAGTGTTGCTTCCAAAGGCATGCCATGAACTGCCCCAAGGTATTCTGTGGGAAAGGAGTTGAAAAGTGCAAGTCGCTTGAACCTGGCACTGGTTTACTTAACTCCTCCACCATTTGAATAGTTTCCctagtaaaaaaaagaaatagcaaTTCAAAACACGGGATTAGTGTATGATACTATGATCATAGCCATTACTCATTAGAACTGAAACTAGTAAGGTAAGGCCACACAGAACCTGAAAAGCAGTTGATATGTTTCATTGAAACCAAACAACAATCAAATGGATCCTCACTCACCTGTAAAGGTGTGATTCTTTGTAGATTGTTGCAAAGTCAATTTGAAGTTCTTGTTCTATAGATGCAGAGGTAGCTTCCAACATCCAGGTTGCAGGATTATAGTTGTCTTTTATTTTTGGCACCCCAGGTATATTCTGTGGACAGTGAAAAGCAGTTTGAGACAAAGGTATACACTCCTTCAAGAGCAGTTTCAAATATTTGGATCATGACCAGTTTCAttccttcttttttcattctCCGTTTCTT is a window from the Arachis hypogaea cultivar Tifrunner chromosome 1, arahy.Tifrunner.gnm2.J5K5, whole genome shotgun sequence genome containing:
- the LOC112707436 gene encoding metacaspase-5 encodes the protein MAKKAVLIGCNYPGTKAELKGCINDVWRMHKCLVDRYGFSEDDITVLIDTDDSYTQPTGKNIRSALSRLVRSARPGDVLFVHYSGHGTRLPAETGEDDDTGYDECIVPCDMNLITDDDFREFVDGIPRGCKLTIISDSCHSGGLVEEAKEQIGHSTKEEDAGSGSGSGFGLSSFLHRKVEDAIESRGIHIPSSLKHHGRHRDDDEAEDRDLELPRGEYGYVKNRSLPLSTLIDILKQKTGKDDIDVGKLRPTLFDVFGEDSSPKVKKFMNVIFSKLQQGGGGGEQGGFLGMVGSLAQEFLKQKLDENDEGYAKPAMETPVGNKHEAYAGSTKRGFPDGGILMSGCQTDQTSADASPAGHSASAYGAFSNAVQAIIEETDGRVTNHELVLKAREKLKREGFTQQPGLYCSDHHVDVPFVC